In Populus trichocarpa isolate Nisqually-1 chromosome 7, P.trichocarpa_v4.1, whole genome shotgun sequence, the following proteins share a genomic window:
- the LOC7457153 gene encoding 26S proteasome non-ATPase regulatory subunit 12 homolog A, with product MEGKANLEAAIEQLQNVEKQMRLAGDVAGTKKAVTEILQLCFEAKDWKALNDQIILLSKKRGQLKQAVTAMVQQAMQYIDETLDLDTRIELIKTLNSVSAGKIYVEIERARLIRKLAKIKEEQGLIAEAADLMQEVAVETFGAMAKTEKIAFILEQVRLCLDRQDYVRAQILSRKISPRVFDADASKEKKKPKEGDNVVEEAPADIPSLLELKRIYYELMIRYYSHDNDYLEICRCYKAIYEIPPVKENPAQWIPVLRKICWYLVLAPHDPMQSSLLNSTLEDKNLSEISNFKLLLKQLVTMEVIQWTSLWNAFMDEFENEKNLLGGSLGDKAAEDLKQRIIEHNILVVSKYYSRITVKRLAELLCLSIQEAEKHLSDMVVSKALVAKIDRPMGIVSFQVAKDSNDILNSWAMNLEKLLDLVEKSCHQIHKETMVHKAALKV from the exons ATG gAGGGAAAAGCGAATTTGGAAGCGGCGATTGAGCAACTGCAGAACGTCGAAAAGCAGATGAGGCTCGCCGGAGACGTCGCCGGCACTAAGAAAGCCGTCACCGAAATTCTCCAACTCTGCTTCGAAGCTAAAGATTGGAAAGCTCTAAATGACCAAATTATCCTTCTCTCTAAAAAACGTGGTCAACTCAAACAG GCTGTAACTGCAATGGTCCAGCAAGCAATGCAATACATTGACGAGACGCTGGATCTTGATACTCGTATCGAACTTATTAAAACACTTAACAGTGTATCTGCTGGCAAG ATATATGTTGAAATTGAGAGAGCAAGGTTGATTAGGAAACTAGCTAAGATTAAGGAAGAGCAAGGGCTTATAGCTGAAGCTGCGGATCTGATGCAAGAAGTTGCA GTGGAAACTTTTGGTGCTATGGCAAAAACTGAGAAAATTGCTTTCATTCTTGAGCAA GTTCGTCTTTGCCTTGACCGCCAAGATTATGTTCGCGCACAAATTCTCTCAAGGAAGATTAGTCCAAGGGTTTTTGATGCTGATGCttcaaaggagaagaagaaaccaAAGGAAGGTGATAATGTTGTTGAAGAGGCTCCTGCTGATATACCATCATTGTTGGAGTTAAAGCGGATCTACTATGAACTGATGATACG GTACTACTCCCATGACAATGATTATCTTGAAATTTGCCGTTGCTACAAGGCAATATATGAGATTCCCCCTGTAAAGGAAAATCCTGCCCAATGGATTCCA GTCTTGAGGAAAATCTGTTGGTACTTGGTACTTGCACCACATGATCCAATGCAGTCAAGCCTTCTGAATTCCACCTTGGAGGATAAGAATCTTtctgaaatttcaaattttaa GTTGCTGTTGAAACAGTTGGTGACGATGGAAGTCATCCAATGGACATCTCTTTGGAATGCATTTATGGATGAGTTTGAAAATGAGAAGAACTTACTTGGAGGATCTTTGGGTGACAAAGCAGCAGAGGATTTAAAGCAAAGAATAATTGAACAT AATATCCTTGTTGTTTCAAAGTATTACTCCAGGATTACTGTGAAGAGACTAGCAGAGTTATTGTGTCTCAGCATCCAG gaaGCTGAGAAGCATCTTTCTGATATGGTTGTGTCCAAAGCTCTGGTGGCAAAGATTGACAGGCCAATGGGAATAGTGTCTTTCCAAGTAGCAAAGGATAGCAATGACATTCTCAACTCATGGGCAATGAACTTGGAGAAGCTGCTTGATCTTGTTGAGAAGAGTTGCCACCAAATACACAAAGAAACTATGGTCCACAAAGCTGCTTTAAAAGTTTGA